Within Paenibacillus albicereus, the genomic segment TGCGAGTCACCTGGGTCAAATCTCCGGCCAGGTATTCCAGCACGACATTGATCTGGGAATGGATCGTCTCGGCCCGCTCGACCGAGCTCTCGACATTCTTCACCCGCTTCTGCAGGTCGTCGCGGCGCGCCTTCAGGTAGGTCTCCTTCTCGCGGTACACCATCAGGTCAAGCTGCAGCTGCGTCGCCCGCTCGTAGGCGTTCTTGATGTCTTCTTCTTTATAGCGCACGAAATCGCGGCTCACTTCGGTCAGCCGGATGCGGGCAAGGCGATACTCCATCTCCAGCTTGTCGACCTTGTCGATCGTCTGGACCGTATCCTGAAGCACCTGGTTCAGCTCCTGCTCGAGCGTCAGCATTTCCTTGCGCGCGGATTCGCAGATTTCATAGATTTGGTATTTGCTGTCCTCCATGACCTGAATCGCGTTCTTGATTACCCGGTCGATGTCCACAATGCGATTGTCCACTTTCATCACAGCTGCCTTTCTGTAGCTGGATAATCCTGCGATTGCGGCAAAAACGGCGCTGCCGTCCCTAAGGACGGCAGCGCCTCGCGTCGACAGGTCACTCTCTATGATACCATACGCTTCCATGGAGGAGGTCTATCATTCGACGGTAATCCGCTTAGTCGCTCCGTCCCATTTTACGGCTAGTCCCATCTGCTCAGAGACGACGCGGATCGGGACCAAAGTCCTTCCCCCGCGCTCGATCGGGGCGGCTGGAGCGGCTGCGCGCACGCCGTTCGCCACCAGCTCCTTGCTGCCGATGACCAGCTCGAGCAGCTTGGCGCCTCGGAGCACCGACACCCGCTTGGAAGCCGCGTCATAATCGACGGCGCTGCCGAGCGAGCTCGCGACGAAGCGCAGAGGCAAGTACGTCACGCCGTTCTGGATGTACGGAGCGGAGTCGAGCGCAGTCGTCTTGCCGTCCACCATCGCCGTCTTGCTGCCGGCCTTCATCTCGATTTTCGCTTTGACCGGCTCCGGCACCGACGCCGGAGCGTCGACCGAGACGTTGTCGAACGCGATCGTGCCTGCAGCCGTGCGTTCGTCCGCCCCGTCCTTCAGGCTGGCGACATAAAGGCGCGTCAGCTTGACCGGATACTGGACCGCCTTGCCGGACTCGGACAGCGGCGCCTTGATCGTGCGCCAGCCGGTCCAGTCGACCGCTTTGGACAGCGTCAGCAGATGCTTGGCGCCTGCGGCGTCCGTCAGCTCCGCCCGGGCCCAGTTCAGGCTGGCGTCGCCATGCACGTCCACGGAGATCGAGGCCGGCTGGCCGTCGATCGGAACGCCGGCGCCGAACGAGGCGTAGGCCGCCCGCGTGTCGGTCGAGCCGTTCGTGAAGTCGTAGCTCAAGCTGAGCGCGCCGCTGCCGTTGTCGGCGGCCAGGCCGCTCGCCAGCTGGGCGCCGCCCGTCACGCCGGCGGTGGAGGTGAAGGAGAAAGCCGGCTGGAGCTTGTCGAAGTCGGCCAGCTGCTTGCTGCCGCTTCCCTTGGCGAGCGTCAGCAGCGCGGAGAAGCCGTCGTAGCGGGCGATGGCGTAGCCGACCTGCGCGCCTTCGGAGACGCTCTGGACCGTCAGCTTGTCGCCGCTGCGGGCCGCCGTGAAGCCGCGGAACTCCCATTTGACCGCCTCGGCGGGCAGCGTGTAGGTTCCGCCATCCTTCAGCGTCGCCGTCACCGGCACGGCCAGCTGCGTGCCGGCCTCGAGCGCGCCTTGGACCGTGCCGATCTTGAGCGACTGGATCGCGTCCGCGCCGACGACGACGACGGGCAGCTTGTCCGTCGCCGCGCCCGACTTGACCGTAACCGAGCCGCTGCCCGTCTTGGAAGCGGTGAAGGTGTTGCCGTTCCAATCGCCCGCGATGCCCTGGGCGCTCCAGCTCGCGCCGAGCCCGGCCGGATCGAGCGGGTTGTAATGCTGATCGTATGCCTTGAGCTCGTAAGCGGCGGATTGACCGAGGAACAGCACGCCCGAGCCGCTCGCCTTGATGCCCTTGATCGCGCCCTGCGGCGCGGACGTGAACACGCCGAGTCCGTTGGAAACCTGGCGCATCGTCGTGCCGTATTCCGTCGGATGGCCGAGCTGCAGGCCGAACTCGCCGAGCGGACG encodes:
- a CDS encoding stalk domain-containing protein — its product is MKQASRTNRRRNEVQVHAVPSSPRKPARGVFVRRVLVSTLGAALVIQPLAALAPQLPGAMSFLSPVGQAAAASAKLTVVSQEMITSGAQRIDYLWKGTRSGASVQSNIHVIKIDLNDPYVSLNAVNGQKGVVTGRSSVLNMAKNAGAVAGINADYFQTASSDGAPMGAQISSGSLLVSPMQLTGMYMFGVTKDRKAVIDRYSFQGSVTAGDGSTFALSGMNQSSYSTEFPTKGYSHANALYLYTSAWTEPSRPAGASYATPTEVLVQGGVVTQISEGTALPMTPPADGFILRAHGTAAAYVREHLQVGQPASADYRLQSLTTQQTVDPSSFETMVGGHTILVENGKAAAFSRSVSSISGSSARSRTAGGYSADGRTVYLVTAEDNGSSSGLTLAELQSVLVELGVSKAVNFDGGGSTTMVARPLGEFGLQLGHPTEYGTTMRQVSNGLGVFTSAPQGAIKGIKASGSGVLFLGQSAAYELKAYDQHYNPLDPAGLGASWSAQGIAGDWNGNTFTASKTGSGSVTVKSGAATDKLPVVVVGADAIQSLKIGTVQGALEAGTQLAVPVTATLKDGGTYTLPAEAVKWEFRGFTAARSGDKLTVQSVSEGAQVGYAIARYDGFSALLTLAKGSGSKQLADFDKLQPAFSFTSTAGVTGGAQLASGLAADNGSGALSLSYDFTNGSTDTRAAYASFGAGVPIDGQPASISVDVHGDASLNWARAELTDAAGAKHLLTLSKAVDWTGWRTIKAPLSESGKAVQYPVKLTRLYVASLKDGADERTAAGTIAFDNVSVDAPASVPEPVKAKIEMKAGSKTAMVDGKTTALDSAPYIQNGVTYLPLRFVASSLGSAVDYDAASKRVSVLRGAKLLELVIGSKELVANGVRAAAPAAPIERGGRTLVPIRVVSEQMGLAVKWDGATKRITVE